A window of Halobellus sp. LT62 contains these coding sequences:
- a CDS encoding AAA family ATPase, with protein MTANAFASLSPSDLEDRFAAESYVADDRTVTTVHLALTLGRPLLVEGPPGSGKTELGKVLASGFDTELIRLQCYEGLTAENALYEWNYTKQLLAVQADEGTVAGGTDAGGISSGGSHRTTSDDSHRTTSDDSHRTTSDDSHRTSSDDDHGGRERSVFDEEYLLERPLLRALRAGGDVPPVLLVDEIDRADAEFEAFLLELLSDFQVSIPEYGTVKAEQPPIVILTSNRTRGLSDALKRRCLYLHVEPPSFEDEYEILRRKVPELDATVAAEVCAIVARLREEAFLKQPGVAETLDWARAVAQLRHDDSDEPLSTAEIERTLGCLLKEAEDFARVDTELLEQLREAAAAADDRIEA; from the coding sequence ATGACGGCGAACGCGTTCGCGTCGCTGTCGCCGTCGGACCTCGAAGACCGCTTCGCGGCGGAATCGTACGTCGCCGACGACCGAACGGTCACGACCGTCCACCTCGCGCTGACGCTCGGGCGGCCGCTGCTCGTCGAGGGTCCGCCCGGGAGCGGGAAGACCGAGCTCGGGAAGGTGCTGGCGAGCGGCTTCGATACCGAGCTCATCCGCCTGCAGTGTTACGAGGGGCTCACCGCCGAGAACGCGCTCTACGAGTGGAACTACACGAAGCAACTCCTGGCCGTCCAAGCCGACGAGGGCACGGTGGCGGGCGGAACCGACGCCGGCGGTATCTCCTCGGGCGGCAGCCACCGGACCACCTCGGATGACAGCCACCGGACCACCTCGGATGACAGCCACCGGACCACCTCGGACGACAGCCACCGGACCTCCTCGGACGACGACCACGGGGGTCGCGAGCGGTCGGTTTTCGACGAGGAGTACCTCCTCGAACGTCCGCTGCTCCGCGCGCTCAGGGCGGGTGGCGACGTGCCGCCGGTCCTGTTGGTCGACGAGATCGACCGCGCCGACGCGGAGTTCGAGGCGTTCCTGCTCGAACTGCTCTCGGACTTTCAGGTGTCGATCCCGGAGTACGGCACCGTGAAAGCCGAGCAACCGCCGATCGTCATTCTCACGTCGAACCGGACGCGGGGACTGTCGGACGCGCTGAAGCGCCGGTGTCTGTACCTCCACGTCGAACCGCCGTCGTTCGAGGACGAGTACGAGATCCTCCGCCGGAAGGTACCCGAACTCGATGCGACCGTCGCCGCGGAGGTGTGCGCGATCGTCGCGCGCCTGCGCGAGGAGGCGTTTCTCAAGCAGCCGGGCGTCGCCGAGACACTCGATTGGGCGCGCGCGGTGGCGCAACTCCGGCACGACGATTCGGACGAACCGCTCTCGACGGCCGAGATCGAACGCACGCTCGGCTGCCTGCTCAAGGAGGCCGAGGACTTCGCACGGGTCGACACGGAGCTGCTCGAACAGCTTCGGGAGGCCGCCGCCGCGGCCGACGACCGCATCGAAGCCTGA
- a CDS encoding XdhC family protein — MTGNDSHTGGNDPPHREKINDGDIAALEAGLEENGEAYARVTIVRREPPVSANVGDRAVVTADGELHGWIGGAACAQTTATSEALAALEDGEPRFVGIAPDPEEIERPGLAAFPMHCHSEGVLELFIEPVNPRPELVIVGDSPVARSLSRLAGELAVDVVSVDPDGGDGAADRVVETADPDAIVEAVGPAPLVVVASMGKYDARGVAAGVRAGAPYIGLVASDTRSDEVKERAATLLDADPGEIADAVTNPAGVDIAAYTPAEIAVSILAEVVDARSRGGSNAAEIEPGASGERDDADTAADDGDDGTAELATDPVCGMTADPETAPSVEHDGETYYFCCEGCAESFSADPESYLDAPAESV; from the coding sequence ATGACAGGGAACGACTCACACACGGGAGGCAACGACCCCCCACACCGGGAGAAGATCAACGACGGCGACATCGCCGCCCTAGAGGCGGGATTGGAGGAGAACGGCGAGGCGTACGCCCGCGTGACGATCGTCCGCCGCGAGCCCCCGGTGTCCGCGAACGTCGGCGACCGGGCGGTCGTCACGGCCGACGGCGAACTCCACGGGTGGATCGGGGGTGCGGCCTGCGCGCAGACGACTGCGACGAGCGAGGCGCTGGCCGCGCTGGAGGACGGCGAGCCGCGGTTCGTCGGCATCGCGCCCGATCCCGAGGAGATCGAACGCCCCGGGCTGGCTGCCTTCCCGATGCACTGTCACAGCGAGGGCGTCCTCGAACTGTTCATCGAGCCGGTGAACCCGCGGCCCGAGTTGGTGATCGTCGGCGACTCGCCGGTCGCGCGGTCGCTCTCGCGGCTCGCGGGCGAACTGGCCGTCGACGTCGTGAGCGTCGACCCCGACGGCGGCGACGGGGCTGCCGACAGAGTCGTCGAGACGGCCGATCCCGACGCCATCGTCGAGGCGGTCGGCCCCGCGCCGCTCGTCGTCGTCGCCTCGATGGGGAAATACGACGCTCGCGGCGTCGCCGCGGGGGTCAGAGCCGGCGCGCCGTATATCGGTCTCGTCGCCAGCGACACCCGAAGCGACGAGGTGAAAGAGCGGGCGGCGACGCTGCTCGACGCCGACCCCGGGGAGATCGCAGACGCCGTCACGAACCCTGCGGGCGTCGACATTGCCGCGTACACGCCCGCCGAGATCGCCGTGAGCATTCTCGCCGAGGTCGTCGACGCGCGATCGCGCGGAGGTTCGAACGCGGCCGAGATCGAACCCGGCGCATCCGGCGAACGCGACGACGCCGACACGGCCGCGGACGACGGCGACGACGGGACGGCCGAACTCGCCACCGACCCGGTCTGCGGGATGACCGCCGACCCGGAGACGGCTCCCTCGGTCGAGCACGACGGGGAGACGTACTACTTCTGTTGTGAGGGCTGTGCGGAGTCGTTCAGCGCGGATCCGGAGTCGTACCTCGACGCCCCCGCGGAGTCAGTATGA
- a CDS encoding (2Fe-2S)-binding protein yields MTNTREITLTVNGTERSTEVEPRRLLVHAIREDLDLTGTHIGCDTGNCGACTVLVDGEPIKSCLMFAAQADGSEVMTVEGMEDLPESDGLHPLQEGFHEEHGLQCGYCTPGMLMAGKALLDENPDPDEAEIREAISGNLCRCTGYQNIVKSIEYAADKLAAQPAADGGTVAIDGDAGPAAAGSAADGPEPFEGYEVDGEFTCGAENCCGGPATDAEHTGGDNV; encoded by the coding sequence GTGACAAACACACGCGAAATCACGCTGACGGTCAACGGCACCGAGCGATCCACCGAGGTCGAACCACGACGGCTGCTCGTCCACGCGATCCGTGAGGATCTGGATTTGACGGGCACACACATCGGCTGTGACACCGGCAACTGCGGGGCCTGCACGGTCCTCGTCGACGGCGAGCCGATCAAGTCCTGTCTGATGTTCGCCGCGCAGGCCGACGGCAGCGAGGTGATGACCGTCGAGGGGATGGAGGATCTCCCCGAGTCCGACGGCCTGCACCCCCTTCAGGAAGGATTCCACGAGGAACACGGCCTGCAGTGCGGCTACTGCACGCCCGGAATGTTGATGGCGGGGAAGGCGCTCCTCGATGAGAACCCCGACCCCGACGAGGCGGAGATCCGCGAGGCGATCAGCGGCAACCTCTGTCGGTGCACCGGCTATCAGAACATCGTGAAATCGATCGAGTACGCCGCCGACAAGCTCGCCGCACAGCCGGCGGCCGACGGCGGCACCGTTGCCATCGACGGCGATGCCGGCCCAGCAGCGGCCGGATCGGCCGCTGACGGCCCCGAACCCTTCGAGGGGTACGAGGTCGACGGCGAGTTCACCTGCGGCGCGGAGAACTGCTGCGGCGGCCCCGCGACCGACGCCGAGCACACCGGCGGTGACAACGTATGA
- a CDS encoding CoxG family protein → MEFEGEFELDGVPPEKAWIVLSDPMAVRDALKGCRYITPMDDDFNFDDYEAEEDVEMLPEADPEVVADRAFVEGQTYAALMQVGVGSVKPRFETTVTIDERDSENFRMVASGGGDASGSSFSMESGMQIHPTEDGESSRIEWWTEADISGRIAQLGSRVIKPVANKIVNNFFGNIEKQMSDVDEEASGGVTDRLRKML, encoded by the coding sequence ATGGAATTTGAAGGAGAGTTCGAGTTAGACGGCGTACCGCCCGAGAAAGCGTGGATCGTGCTGTCGGACCCGATGGCGGTGCGGGACGCGCTGAAGGGGTGTCGGTACATCACCCCGATGGACGACGATTTCAATTTCGACGACTACGAGGCCGAAGAGGACGTCGAGATGCTGCCGGAGGCAGACCCGGAGGTCGTCGCCGACCGCGCGTTCGTCGAGGGACAGACGTACGCGGCGCTGATGCAGGTCGGCGTCGGCAGCGTGAAACCCCGGTTCGAGACGACGGTGACCATCGACGAGCGCGACAGCGAGAACTTCAGGATGGTCGCCTCCGGCGGCGGCGACGCCTCCGGCAGCAGCTTCAGTATGGAGTCGGGGATGCAGATCCATCCGACCGAGGACGGCGAGAGCTCCCGGATCGAGTGGTGGACCGAGGCCGACATCTCGGGGCGGATCGCCCAGCTCGGTTCGCGAGTGATCAAACCCGTCGCCAACAAGATCGTGAACAACTTCTTCGGAAATATCGAGAAGCAGATGAGTGACGTCGACGAGGAGGCGAGCGGCGGCGTCACCGACAGATTACGGAAGATGCTATGA
- a CDS encoding aerobic carbon-monoxide dehydrogenase large subunit encodes MSSETEDIPVAETEYQHDEDGGPDPEKHHGHGRGGMGEAVKRKEDKRFITGRGNYVDDIKKPGMLHCEIVRSPHAHARIEDIDKSRALDVEGVVAVLTAEDLAAHELATMPTLMDDTQDVLVNEKVKFQSQEVAAVIATDRYIAKDGAEKVEVDYDVLDPVVTARDALEADAPLIRDELEDQEDNHIFDWDVGDKEATDKVFDEADVTVEEQMEYQRLHPAPIETCGCVADWDPGKEKITVHLTSQAPHAHRTLFSMVSGIPEHKVRIVSPDIGGGFGNKVPIYPGYVVAAAASVVLEQPVKWMEERSENIQTTGFARDYDMTGELAATKDGVIKGVRTDVLANHGAYNAVAQPSKFPAGFFNIFTGSYDIEAAYGSLTAAFTNTAPGGVAYRCSFRVTEAVYLIERMVKVLAQELDMDPAEIRRKNFIQPEQFPYESPTGWNYDSGDYEKALDLALDMADYDHYREEQQRRLEEDADKLIGIGISSFTEVVGAGPGKSCDIAGIEMFDSADIRVNPTGNAVLRVGVQTQGQGHETTFAQIVAEELGMDVENISVEHGDTDTDPYGLGTYGSRSTPVAGAATAVAARKVRDKAKSIAANELEAAEEDIEWNRESGEFHVAGAPDRSITITEIAASAYMNHPGSEEPGLEAVNYYDPPEMTYPFGSYIVVVEIDRETGEVDFEKFVAVDDCGNRINPMVIEGQIHGGLAQGIGTAMMEHVTYDENGNCTGGDFMNYLLPTANEIPNFETGYTVTPSPHHPIGAKGVGESPTVGSPPAIVNAVVDAMAHAGITHVEMPMTSDRVWEALDEAGLALDPRQNVSFEFAGDASEEPADD; translated from the coding sequence ATGAGCAGCGAAACAGAGGACATACCGGTTGCAGAGACGGAGTATCAACACGACGAGGACGGCGGTCCCGATCCCGAGAAACACCACGGCCACGGCCGCGGTGGGATGGGCGAGGCGGTCAAGCGCAAGGAGGACAAGCGCTTCATCACCGGCCGCGGTAACTACGTCGACGACATCAAGAAGCCGGGGATGCTCCACTGTGAGATCGTCCGGAGCCCCCACGCGCACGCTCGGATCGAGGACATCGACAAATCGCGTGCGCTGGACGTCGAAGGCGTCGTCGCCGTGTTGACCGCCGAAGACTTGGCGGCACACGAACTGGCGACGATGCCGACGCTGATGGACGACACCCAAGACGTCCTCGTCAACGAGAAAGTCAAGTTCCAGTCCCAAGAGGTCGCCGCGGTGATCGCGACGGACCGCTACATCGCGAAGGACGGCGCGGAGAAAGTCGAGGTCGACTACGACGTGCTCGATCCCGTCGTCACCGCTCGGGACGCGCTCGAAGCCGACGCGCCGCTCATCCGCGACGAACTCGAAGACCAGGAGGACAACCACATCTTCGATTGGGACGTCGGCGACAAGGAGGCGACCGACAAGGTGTTCGACGAGGCCGACGTCACCGTCGAAGAGCAGATGGAGTACCAGCGGCTCCATCCCGCGCCGATCGAGACGTGCGGGTGCGTCGCCGACTGGGACCCGGGCAAAGAGAAGATCACAGTCCACCTGACTTCTCAAGCGCCCCACGCCCACCGAACGCTGTTCTCGATGGTGTCGGGGATCCCCGAGCACAAGGTTCGAATCGTCAGCCCCGACATCGGGGGCGGCTTCGGCAACAAGGTTCCCATCTACCCGGGCTACGTCGTCGCCGCGGCCGCATCGGTCGTGCTCGAACAGCCCGTGAAGTGGATGGAGGAGCGCTCGGAGAACATCCAGACCACCGGGTTCGCCCGCGACTACGACATGACCGGCGAACTCGCCGCCACGAAAGACGGCGTCATCAAAGGCGTCCGGACGGACGTGCTGGCGAACCACGGCGCGTACAACGCCGTCGCCCAACCGTCGAAGTTCCCGGCGGGCTTCTTCAACATCTTCACCGGCTCCTACGACATCGAGGCGGCGTACGGGTCGCTGACGGCGGCGTTCACCAACACCGCCCCCGGCGGCGTCGCGTATCGGTGTTCGTTCCGGGTGACAGAAGCGGTCTACCTCATCGAACGGATGGTGAAAGTGCTCGCCCAAGAGCTGGATATGGACCCCGCCGAGATCCGGCGGAAGAACTTCATCCAGCCCGAGCAGTTCCCCTACGAGAGCCCGACGGGCTGGAACTACGACTCCGGCGACTACGAGAAGGCGCTGGATCTGGCCCTCGATATGGCCGACTACGACCACTACCGCGAGGAGCAACAGCGCCGTCTCGAGGAGGACGCCGACAAACTCATCGGCATCGGTATCTCCTCCTTCACGGAAGTCGTCGGCGCGGGCCCGGGGAAATCCTGCGACATCGCGGGCATCGAGATGTTCGACTCCGCGGACATCCGCGTGAACCCGACGGGTAACGCCGTCCTCCGTGTCGGCGTGCAGACGCAGGGACAGGGCCACGAGACGACGTTCGCGCAGATCGTCGCCGAAGAGCTGGGAATGGACGTCGAGAATATCTCCGTCGAGCACGGCGACACCGACACCGACCCGTACGGACTGGGGACGTACGGCTCGCGCTCGACGCCGGTCGCCGGCGCGGCGACGGCCGTCGCCGCGCGGAAGGTGCGTGACAAGGCCAAATCCATCGCGGCAAACGAACTCGAGGCCGCCGAGGAGGACATCGAGTGGAACCGCGAGTCCGGCGAGTTCCACGTCGCAGGCGCGCCCGACCGCTCGATCACGATCACCGAGATCGCCGCCAGCGCGTACATGAACCACCCCGGCTCCGAGGAGCCCGGATTAGAGGCCGTCAACTACTACGACCCGCCGGAGATGACGTACCCGTTCGGCTCTTACATCGTCGTCGTCGAGATCGACCGCGAGACCGGCGAAGTCGACTTCGAGAAGTTCGTCGCCGTCGACGACTGCGGCAACCGCATCAACCCGATGGTCATCGAGGGGCAGATCCACGGCGGACTCGCTCAGGGAATCGGCACGGCGATGATGGAGCACGTCACCTACGACGAGAACGGCAACTGCACCGGCGGGGACTTCATGAACTACCTGCTGCCGACGGCCAACGAGATCCCCAACTTCGAGACGGGCTACACCGTCACGCCGTCGCCGCACCACCCGATCGGCGCGAAGGGCGTCGGCGAGTCGCCGACGGTCGGCTCGCCGCCCGCGATCGTCAACGCCGTCGTCGACGCGATGGCGCACGCGGGAATCACGCACGTCGAGATGCCGATGACGTCGGACCGCGTCTGGGAGGCGCTCGACGAAGCGGGCCTCGCGCTCGATCCGCGACAGAACGTCAGCTTCGAGTTCGCGGGCGACGCGAGCGAGGAACCGGCGGACGACTGA
- a CDS encoding VWA domain-containing protein, with translation MNFDNGDPAENAIDFEPLATDGERGVDGADRDFDRFSTRDGVPDFRAARRHALIELLRLAAKLRSEGVTVPPSDTLAAARALSVVGLDDRSRVADALRATLLSEPADADAFESLFPTFWHRLRSGLSAVATEHDTPIDEGDRDGTDASASADSDADEAGVLADAEAPEFTDAEESDGPVAVRIPTERRHATGERPESTGERDARRYSAVGERERVDVDPAQLSRAEVTAIDRFVDALSTLPGRRRRHASTGDHVEARRALRASLATGGAPIKLPSSKPIPSELRCCLLIDVSGSVLDTIDRRVLLAFADRLHASARDAGVFLFDTDLVEVTRQFERGDGDPTRALREAEIEWGGGTKIGEAFATLRRDHPYAVDRRTVVVVVSDGLDVGDPETLAAGVTWLADRASAVVWLNPLAVSSAFAPTSRGMETALPYLDALFGFAEPADLGEAARQIEQRGLGGAIGYEHDARQFEVASGSDST, from the coding sequence ATGAATTTCGACAACGGCGATCCGGCGGAGAACGCGATCGATTTCGAGCCGTTGGCAACTGACGGGGAGCGCGGCGTCGACGGTGCCGATCGCGACTTCGACCGGTTCTCGACGCGCGACGGCGTTCCGGACTTCCGCGCGGCGCGACGGCACGCGCTGATCGAACTGCTCCGACTGGCGGCGAAGCTCAGATCGGAGGGCGTCACCGTCCCCCCGAGCGACACGCTCGCTGCCGCCCGCGCGCTCTCGGTCGTCGGCCTCGACGACCGGAGTCGCGTCGCGGACGCGCTCCGGGCGACGCTGCTCTCGGAGCCGGCCGACGCCGACGCCTTCGAATCGCTGTTCCCGACGTTCTGGCACCGGCTCCGATCGGGACTGAGCGCGGTCGCGACAGAGCACGACACGCCCATAGACGAGGGGGATCGCGACGGGACCGACGCGTCCGCATCGGCCGATTCGGACGCCGACGAGGCGGGCGTATTGGCGGACGCCGAGGCTCCCGAATTCACCGACGCCGAGGAGAGCGACGGCCCCGTCGCCGTTCGGATCCCGACCGAGCGGCGGCACGCGACGGGCGAGAGGCCGGAATCGACCGGCGAGCGCGACGCGCGCCGGTACAGCGCGGTCGGCGAGCGCGAGCGCGTGGACGTCGACCCGGCGCAATTATCGCGCGCGGAAGTCACGGCCATCGATCGATTCGTCGACGCCCTCTCGACGCTCCCGGGTCGACGTCGCCGCCACGCCTCGACCGGCGATCACGTCGAGGCCAGACGGGCGCTCCGCGCGAGCCTCGCGACCGGGGGCGCGCCGATCAAACTCCCGTCCTCGAAGCCGATCCCGAGCGAGCTCCGGTGCTGTCTGCTGATCGACGTGAGCGGCTCGGTCCTCGACACGATTGACCGGCGCGTCCTGCTGGCGTTCGCCGACCGACTCCACGCGAGCGCTCGCGACGCCGGCGTATTCCTGTTCGATACCGACCTCGTGGAGGTGACACGGCAGTTCGAGCGCGGCGACGGCGACCCGACGAGAGCGCTGCGCGAGGCCGAGATCGAGTGGGGCGGCGGGACGAAGATCGGCGAGGCGTTCGCGACGCTCCGACGGGACCACCCCTACGCCGTCGACCGGCGAACGGTGGTCGTCGTCGTCAGCGACGGCCTCGACGTGGGCGATCCGGAGACGCTGGCGGCGGGCGTCACGTGGCTCGCCGATCGGGCGAGCGCGGTCGTCTGGCTCAACCCGCTGGCCGTCTCGTCGGCGTTCGCGCCGACCTCGCGCGGGATGGAGACGGCGCTGCCCTACCTCGACGCCCTGTTCGGGTTCGCGGAGCCTGCCGATCTCGGCGAGGCCGCGCGGCAGATCGAACAGCGCGGGCTGGGCGGTGCGATCGGGTACGAGCACGACGCGCGGCAGTTCGAGGTTGCAAGCGGGAGTGATTCGACGTGA
- a CDS encoding XdhC family protein, whose amino-acid sequence MTQQHWSVPETEIVQQIRERLDSETTDVLTTIVDVEGNAYRRPGAKMLLEAGGTGVGSITAGCLEDELLRVGDAVRERGRPKRITYDLMEDDEEDVWGLGVGCNGVIEVLVEPLTETYRPAVEAFFSGRDVAVVTVLDDGSGRFEQGDRAYYYPDTGSLHLPDGSDATEWPIDALAEPATELATRGTASTVRVDRAGDEVEFFVDGLDAPPELVVFGTGHDVRPVTAFAAENDFRVTVVGFRGAVDLGERFPDADRTVTTSPGSVGDDLELGEGTYAVVMTHNFIDDQLTVEACLDAGVPYVGIMGPRERFERMLDAFDDDGSEWGEEALASVYTPIGLDLGGGSPFQIAHSIVAEVLAVSNGRTPRHLKDREGPIHERVEVGSDADTPAQ is encoded by the coding sequence ATGACACAGCAACACTGGAGCGTTCCCGAAACGGAGATCGTACAGCAGATCCGCGAGCGACTCGATAGCGAAACCACCGACGTCCTCACGACGATCGTCGACGTCGAGGGGAACGCCTACCGGCGGCCGGGAGCGAAGATGCTCCTCGAAGCGGGCGGCACCGGCGTCGGCAGCATCACGGCGGGATGTCTCGAGGACGAACTCCTCCGCGTCGGTGACGCGGTCCGCGAACGAGGGCGGCCGAAGCGCATCACCTACGACCTGATGGAAGACGACGAGGAGGACGTCTGGGGCCTCGGTGTCGGCTGCAACGGTGTCATCGAGGTACTCGTCGAACCCCTGACCGAGACGTACCGCCCGGCGGTCGAGGCGTTCTTCTCGGGTCGCGATGTCGCCGTCGTCACCGTCCTCGACGACGGGAGCGGTCGATTCGAACAGGGCGACCGCGCGTACTACTACCCGGACACGGGCTCGCTACACCTGCCCGACGGGTCGGACGCGACCGAGTGGCCGATCGATGCGCTGGCCGAGCCGGCGACGGAACTCGCGACGCGCGGCACCGCGAGCACCGTCCGCGTCGACCGCGCCGGCGACGAGGTCGAATTCTTCGTCGACGGGCTCGACGCCCCGCCGGAACTGGTCGTCTTCGGGACCGGCCACGACGTCCGGCCGGTGACCGCGTTCGCGGCGGAGAACGACTTCCGCGTGACAGTCGTCGGGTTCCGCGGGGCCGTCGATCTCGGTGAGAGGTTTCCGGACGCCGACCGAACGGTGACGACGTCGCCGGGGAGCGTCGGCGACGACCTCGAACTCGGCGAGGGGACCTACGCGGTCGTGATGACGCACAACTTCATCGACGATCAGTTGACCGTCGAGGCGTGTCTGGACGCCGGCGTGCCGTACGTCGGGATTATGGGTCCGAGAGAGCGCTTCGAGCGAATGCTCGACGCCTTCGACGACGACGGCAGCGAGTGGGGCGAGGAGGCGCTCGCGTCAGTGTACACGCCGATCGGGCTGGATCTCGGCGGCGGGTCGCCGTTCCAGATCGCCCACAGCATCGTCGCGGAGGTGCTCGCGGTCTCGAACGGTCGGACGCCGCGGCATCTCAAGGACCGGGAGGGCCCCATCCACGAGCGCGTCGAGGTGGGATCCGACGCCGACACGCCGGCACAGTAG
- a CDS encoding Rossmann-like domain-containing protein, with the protein MTELLAAVRERLRPQATRTGASVDRITVGDRAVLVELRTDETTLAGLAHLPPGEPPNTANRTVESLLAGVTADVGGERTTPADGNAAARSERALGTATMNALSAPLVDWRRGDPMALLSDDVGRIATVGLFTPAFRKFDDIEVRVIERERVDDVPDPAGVRVRTFTPADTASAMTGAEVVFVTGSTFIYGGIEAYLEAAPTSATVVVIGATASFLPEPLFAAGVDVVAGARVTDVAGVRTALREGACGTDLHDAGLTKVYVARENDVARESQSGLLLGERPPGGRLDSSDEAAGADGADGADGATTDEFSPTTQR; encoded by the coding sequence GTGACCGAGTTGTTGGCGGCCGTGCGAGAGCGGCTTCGTCCGCAGGCGACGAGAACCGGCGCGAGCGTCGATCGAATCACCGTCGGCGATCGCGCGGTGCTCGTCGAACTCCGGACGGACGAGACGACGCTGGCCGGACTGGCGCACCTGCCGCCCGGCGAGCCGCCGAACACGGCGAACCGGACCGTCGAGTCGCTGCTGGCGGGAGTGACGGCAGACGTCGGTGGTGAGAGAACCACCCCCGCGGACGGAAACGCCGCGGCGCGGAGCGAACGCGCGCTCGGGACCGCGACGATGAACGCGCTCTCCGCGCCGCTCGTCGACTGGCGGCGGGGGGATCCGATGGCGCTCCTGTCCGACGACGTCGGTCGGATTGCGACGGTTGGCCTGTTTACGCCCGCGTTCCGGAAGTTCGACGACATCGAGGTCCGCGTGATCGAGCGCGAGCGGGTCGATGACGTTCCCGATCCGGCGGGCGTGCGGGTCCGGACGTTCACGCCCGCGGACACAGCCTCGGCGATGACGGGCGCGGAGGTCGTCTTCGTGACGGGGTCGACGTTCATTTACGGCGGTATCGAGGCGTACTTGGAGGCGGCACCGACCTCGGCGACGGTCGTCGTGATCGGCGCGACCGCGTCGTTCCTCCCCGAACCGCTGTTCGCGGCGGGCGTCGACGTCGTCGCCGGGGCGAGGGTGACCGACGTGGCGGGCGTTCGGACCGCACTCAGGGAGGGCGCGTGCGGAACCGACCTCCACGACGCGGGGCTGACGAAGGTGTACGTCGCCCGCGAGAACGACGTCGCCCGCGAGAGCCAGTCCGGACTGCTGCTCGGCGAGCGCCCGCCCGGCGGTCGACTCGATTCGAGCGACGAAGCAGCAGGAGCCGACGGAGCCGACGGAGCCGACGGAGCGACGACTGACGAGTTTTCACCGACTACTCAGAGATGA
- a CDS encoding FAD binding domain-containing protein has product MKAANFEHHEPTSVSKAVSLLESLEEPTILSGGQSLVPMLRFRLARPDTVVDINGIDELDYLHEEGGYLKIGALARHADVEDSELIEERYGSFADTVPLVADPQIRNRGTIVGSVAQADPKGDWGSVLIAHDGEVVATGPDGERTVPIDELFLLPYDTSLDEDELITEARVPIPVEREGSAYHKLKRKTGDYAMAGVAARLIFDDDGRIEDAGIGMTAVDITNVRASDAEERLGGERPDPELFAEAGELAAEQSNPESDEHGDASYKERMVEVLTQRALGDAAERAGVIKRRVSP; this is encoded by the coding sequence ATGAAAGCAGCAAACTTCGAACACCACGAGCCCACCTCCGTCAGCAAGGCGGTGAGCCTGTTAGAGAGCCTCGAGGAGCCGACGATCCTCTCTGGTGGGCAGAGTCTGGTGCCGATGCTCCGGTTCCGACTCGCGCGTCCGGACACGGTCGTCGACATCAACGGCATCGACGAACTCGACTATCTCCACGAGGAGGGCGGTTATCTCAAGATCGGCGCGCTCGCGCGGCACGCCGACGTGGAGGACTCCGAACTCATCGAGGAGCGGTACGGGAGCTTCGCCGACACGGTTCCCCTCGTCGCGGACCCGCAGATCCGCAACCGCGGGACGATCGTCGGTTCGGTCGCCCAAGCGGACCCGAAGGGGGACTGGGGATCGGTGCTGATCGCCCACGACGGCGAGGTCGTCGCGACGGGGCCCGACGGGGAGCGAACCGTCCCCATCGACGAGCTGTTTTTGCTCCCCTACGACACCTCGCTCGACGAGGACGAACTGATCACCGAGGCGCGCGTCCCGATCCCGGTCGAACGGGAGGGAAGCGCCTACCACAAACTGAAGCGCAAGACCGGTGACTACGCGATGGCCGGCGTCGCCGCGCGGTTGATCTTCGACGACGACGGTCGGATCGAGGACGCGGGAATCGGAATGACCGCCGTCGATATCACCAACGTCCGCGCGAGCGACGCCGAGGAACGGCTCGGAGGGGAGCGCCCCGATCCCGAGCTGTTCGCGGAGGCGGGCGAACTCGCCGCCGAGCAGTCGAACCCCGAATCCGACGAACACGGCGACGCGTCCTACAAGGAGCGGATGGTCGAGGTCCTGACCCAGCGGGCGCTCGGCGACGCCGCCGAACGTGCTGGCGTCATCAAACGGAGGGTATCACCGTGA